The following nucleotide sequence is from Nitrospirota bacterium.
ATTAGATAGAACAAAGGGTATTATTGGTTATAGATGTCCTTAATACTGGTATAATTTGTGCATAAGCCATTGGTAACACTAAACGAGGTGACTTATGAAAAAGATGAATAAGGAAAAGGTAATCTACTTAGACAGCAATCTCGCATGCATGGACACAACTGCCCTTCACCAACTTTATAAAGACCTTCAGAAGGCCAACAGGATGTTGACATTACAGAAGAAAAAGCTCGTTGAAGAGAAGAATTCTTTAAAGCGGTGGGGAGATGACCTGAGCCTGCTTAATGACCTGAGTAAGTCACTTGTTGCGACATTAGATACCGACCAGATTATAAGTACGGCCTATACAAGGATACAGGAGGTCGTTCCTCATGACATCTTGTCAATTGCACTGTTTTCACAGAAGAAATTATGGCTGTTTTCAAATGTAAAATTAAATGTGGAAGAGATTGAAGAGATCAAGTCTGCAATTGTGTCTGCATTAAAAGAGGTAACTGACTCGGGAGACAGTAATGCCTATAAGACTGCTGTGAAATATGTAGAAGACGAAGACCATGAAACAACATCCGACTACTCTTTAAGAAAGAAGGAGGAATTACAGTTTGCAAACCGCCTGTTTTTCCCGCTGGATAGCGGCGGTAACAAGATTGGGATGCTGAAGCTGATTCGTTATTCGGATGAACCCTTTTCCAAACATCAGTATGATATTTTATCAATGATCGTAAGCACACTTACGCTTGCACTGAGGAATTCAGAGATTCACAGAGAGGCTCAGGCAATGGCAACAATAGACAGCCTTACCGGCCTTTTTAATAAGCGTTATTTTAATGATATTCTTGACAGGGAGTTTAAAGGAACAATGAGGTATCAGACCCCTGTCTCACTGATCATGATGGACCTCGATAACTTCAAGACAATAAATGATATGTATGGCCATCAGGCCGGTGATGCAGTCATAAAAGAAATATCATCTATGCTTACAAAGAGCCTGAGGGATATTGATGTGCCGGCAAGGTATGGCGGAGATGAGCTGGCAATAATCCTCCCTGAGACTGATGCAGAACAGGCATTTTTTGTGGCAAAGAGGCTTAAAAGGCTTATTGAGCAGAATCCAATAAAGTTTAAAGGGAACTCAATTAAAGTTACTGCAAGCATCGGCATATCAAGCTGTCCGAATTCAAGTATAAAAACAGTCGAAGACATGATCTCAGAGGCGGATAAGGCGCTTTATGATGCAAAGAAATGCGGCAGAAACAGGATAGAGTCAAAAGATAATATATTCAACCATGATAATGCCTTCCTTGGGCCGCTGGTTTTTTAATAATATGATGGAAGAGAAAAGAGGAACTGTAAGGGTTTACGACAGGCTGCAGATAGCCTACAGGCTTATTGAAGATGAAGACTATGTAACAATTGAAAGCCCTGAAAAGTATTTTCCTTACATCTGGAGTAAGTATCCATCCTCAATAGTTTTTGACGAATCAGAAGAATCAAATCTGAAACTCCTGCCTCATATCGTAGACCTTAACCATAAGATGGACATCATGATAGAACTCCTGCTCAACAACAATAAAGATATGCGAGTGGAGGTACCGGTTGAGCGGGATGTCTCCCTTAGTGCATCAGGTATAAAAATGGATCTATGTGACTCTACCTGTCCAGGGCAGAGGGTCGCATTATGTCTTGTCCTGCCGATGGTACCCCCCACTAACTTATTTATAATTGGAGAGATAAAGAGGAGCAGTAATTCAACATCAACCGAGGGAAAAGAAAAGGGTCTTTTTGAGACCGGCATCAAGTTTTTAGATATGAAGGAAGATGATTATGAAAAGATAGTCAAATATATATTTAAAAAACAGCGTGATTTCCTGAGAAACAAAAAGATGTTGACTAAGGAGGATACTTTTAGTTAGTATTGCGGTCAAAATAAGAACGGGGTTCAAACCGGTCTTTCTTTGCGGTGGGTGAGGCGCTTAGATGTGTAACCGGTTCGTCCCCCGTCTTGATTATTATTATATGAAAAATTAGGCTTTTTGTCAATGAAATCAATAATATATTCAAAGAATGCACCCGCTGCAATAGGCCCATATTCTCAAGGGATAAAAGCTGGAGGATTTATCTTTGTATCAGGCCAGATTCCCATTGATCCTGAAACAGGAAATATAATTCAGGGTGATATTGAAGAACAGACAGAACAGGTATTAAAAAATCTCAAAGAAATCCTCGCAGAATCCGGATTAACATTGTCAGACGTCGTAAAAACCACACTCTATCTTAAAGACTTATCAAACTTTGAGAGGGTAAATAATGTATATAAAAGATATTTTATAGAAACCCCGCCAGCCAGGTCTACCGTAGAAGTAGCGAGATTACCCAAAGACGTTCAGATAGAAATAGATGCAATAGCTTATATTTATTAAGGGTTCAAGGGGTTAAGGATATTATGAAGCTTACCTTCTACTTCCCCCTCCCTTGAGGGGAGGGGGTCAGGGGGAGGGTGAGCTATGGAAATTTTCGGATGAACTCCCATGAACCGAGGGTTCACAAAGGGCCATGAAAATCAGCGGCACAGGAATGTCCCGCCTATCCTCGTAGATATGGATAGGCGGGGTTTTCTTACCCCGCCGGAAGGGATTTTCGGATGAACTAATTTGAATTCCTCAGACAGCCTTCTTTACACGGTTGGAACGAAGACATCTTGTGCAAACCATTACGCGCTTAGCAGCAGTATTGACCACAACCCTTACCCTTTGAAGATTGGGCTGAAACGTCCTTTTTGACTTATTATTGGCGTGACTTACGTTGTTCCCTACACGCCTTCTTTTCCCACAAATCTCACATTCACGAGCCATTCGGCACCTCCTATTAATATTTAAACAATCTGGAACTTGTATAAAAAACCGTGTAATACTATCATAACAGGAACAAAAAATCAAAAACAATTTTCCATAATATCCCCTCCCCTTCAAGGGGAGGGTTAGGGTGGGGATGGGGTTTCAGATGGATATTCAAAAAGACATACAATATCTCAAAGGCGTCGGCCCTGCAAGGGCAAAGCTATTCAACAAACTCGGCATACATACTGTTGAAGACCTTATAAATTATATACCCTTCAGATATGAAGACAGGGGAAACCTAAAACCCATAAAAGAGCTGCTACAAAGCTGGTTTACACTTCAGGATTACACATCCTTTAAAACAGTTCAGGGAAAGATAGTATCTTCGCGGATTATTATTACTCCAAGACAGGGAAGGAAAATATTTGAGGCTGTAGTGGGAGATGGTTCAGGTTACATTACTGCGAAGTGGTTTAACCAGGCGTATCTCAAAGATGTCTTAAAGAAAGACAGGGACATTGTGTTGAGCGGATATTTGAAACGTGACAACTACTCTCATGAACTTTATATGGACGGCCCTGAATATGAGATCATAGATACAGAGTCAATGCCGGAAGATGATGCCCTGATTCACACAGGCAGGATAGTCCCAATATATCGTGTTACCAATGGACTTTCACAGAAGGTGCTTAGGAACATAATCAAATCTGCTTTGGAGACTTATAGTGTGCCGGAGATATTGCCTGAAGATATTATCAAAAAGTATCACCTGCCTTTTTCTAATATTGCAATAAATCAAATCCATTTTCCTTCAAAGGGAACGGATATTGAAAAATTAAACAGGGGAGAGACAGTCCCGCACAAAAGGTTATCCTTTGAGGAGTTTCTGCTCCTTGAGGTCGGCCTTGCAATGAAGAAGACTGCTGTAACTAAAGAATCCGGTATTCCCTTTAATGTGAATTGCAGTCTTATAGATAAGCTGTTTTCAATCCTGCCGTTTAAACTTACTAATTCTCAGGACAGGGTTATAAATGAAATAAAGAAAGACATGGCAATGCCTCACCCTATGAACAGACTCCTTCAGGGTGATGTGGGCTGCGGTAAGACAGTGGTTGCACTCATGGCAATGCTTGTTGCAGTTGATAATGGGTATCAGGCCGCCATGCTTGTCCCAACAGAAGTACTCGCTGAACAGCACTATAGAAATATTAAGTCATATCTGGACAAACTCAACATCGCCTCAGCAGTACTCAAAAGCGGTATGAAGTCAAAGGAGAAGAAGAGCGTTCTTGAGAGTGTATCTGCCGGGGAGATAAAGATACTGATTGGCACCCATGCCTTACTGGAAGGGGGTGTGACCTTCAACCGTCTCGGGCTTGCTGTTATTGATGAACAGCATAAATTCGGCGTCCTCCAGAGGGCAGGGTTAAAGAATAAGGGATACAATCCTGATGTACTCATAATGACTGCTACACCAATACCACGAACACTTGCCATGAGTGTTTATGGTGATTTGGATGTATCAGTAATTGATGAACTGCCG
It contains:
- a CDS encoding 50S ribosomal protein L28 — encoded protein: MARECEICGKRRRVGNNVSHANNKSKRTFQPNLQRVRVVVNTAAKRVMVCTRCLRSNRVKKAV
- a CDS encoding GGDEF domain-containing protein, with protein sequence MKKMNKEKVIYLDSNLACMDTTALHQLYKDLQKANRMLTLQKKKLVEEKNSLKRWGDDLSLLNDLSKSLVATLDTDQIISTAYTRIQEVVPHDILSIALFSQKKLWLFSNVKLNVEEIEEIKSAIVSALKEVTDSGDSNAYKTAVKYVEDEDHETTSDYSLRKKEELQFANRLFFPLDSGGNKIGMLKLIRYSDEPFSKHQYDILSMIVSTLTLALRNSEIHREAQAMATIDSLTGLFNKRYFNDILDREFKGTMRYQTPVSLIMMDLDNFKTINDMYGHQAGDAVIKEISSMLTKSLRDIDVPARYGGDELAIILPETDAEQAFFVAKRLKRLIEQNPIKFKGNSIKVTASIGISSCPNSSIKTVEDMISEADKALYDAKKCGRNRIESKDNIFNHDNAFLGPLVF
- a CDS encoding RidA family protein: MKSIIYSKNAPAAIGPYSQGIKAGGFIFVSGQIPIDPETGNIIQGDIEEQTEQVLKNLKEILAESGLTLSDVVKTTLYLKDLSNFERVNNVYKRYFIETPPARSTVEVARLPKDVQIEIDAIAYIY
- the recG gene encoding ATP-dependent DNA helicase RecG, which gives rise to MGFQMDIQKDIQYLKGVGPARAKLFNKLGIHTVEDLINYIPFRYEDRGNLKPIKELLQSWFTLQDYTSFKTVQGKIVSSRIIITPRQGRKIFEAVVGDGSGYITAKWFNQAYLKDVLKKDRDIVLSGYLKRDNYSHELYMDGPEYEIIDTESMPEDDALIHTGRIVPIYRVTNGLSQKVLRNIIKSALETYSVPEILPEDIIKKYHLPFSNIAINQIHFPSKGTDIEKLNRGETVPHKRLSFEEFLLLEVGLAMKKTAVTKESGIPFNVNCSLIDKLFSILPFKLTNSQDRVINEIKKDMAMPHPMNRLLQGDVGCGKTVVALMAMLVAVDNGYQAAMLVPTEVLAEQHYRNIKSYLDKLNIASAVLKSGMKSKEKKSVLESVSAGEIKILIGTHALLEGGVTFNRLGLAVIDEQHKFGVLQRAGLKNKGYNPDVLIMTATPIPRTLAMSVYGDLDVSVIDELPPGRTPVVTRWLYGNSRKEAYYIMQEELKKGRQAYVVYPLVEESEKVDLKSAVEMAERLQKSFPDYKTGLLHGRMKSAEKEEVMAGFKRNDIHILVSTTVIEVGVDVPNSTVMVIEHAERFGLSQLHQLRGRVGRGSDKSYCLLLTDGFVTDDGRKRLGIMEKTNNGFEIAEEDLAIRGPGELFGTRQAGIPELRVANIIRDVKILEAARKDAFEIISKDPSLSLPKHKLLRHAMERKWLNKLELGTIS